A genomic window from Silene latifolia isolate original U9 population chromosome Y, ASM4854445v1, whole genome shotgun sequence includes:
- the LOC141629445 gene encoding uncharacterized protein LOC141629445 produces the protein MKGKKKPKTVIKQHVLPIDVLEQEPPSPVTLKEFFPQDFLNKVTVCTVSATEGGDDKKKIEEGGPDDVVLAQQLHSEKENEIVAALDALPTNMGWKQIFHLPKEKRQLIIQGLEKPELYAGKMKEKIEPLEQSTGCVSCNAALSFSDEDLLLGSKPHNRPLYVQVHPGQKVKRILIDGGSGVNLMPKATMNELGITMDELSSSRTMIHGFNLNRERAVGMIRVNLTMGDLSSDTLFHVMDGKTSFKLLLGRPWKHENGVVASTLHQCLKYYRGGERKIDGDAKPFSKVDSFFADAKFFEENGTSSEFMPTTISSTGKGGKREKNIIKEDEAASPAKENDVKKDVDKVNKTATPVASPKKQETPQKTTPPVLRYIPKSRRKDGESPFAECLTPKTGPKDKNQSSSEGNKGIFDSNAYKLLAKAGYEFTNPTPLGKVIEVEPYGLNKAQHKVFKQDGSFMVTRAGLGYESPAPVKIGARRKGATASSQHITVEEVEENEGEEKMHPSSVFDRINPPPEKCRPSIFTRLGRPSASTKHISVFARLSNQGESKVKVSTPSLRINKKGAIHERLGEEVRVSDDLRSAIPSCMKRTQVVNIIQHEPLKARRRVLVLTGQQKNAEEIVPSSSRPCDTKKSSDLEITTSSYHITVEEIPDENEEVEADEASETLEDGGQSTVDELKELNLGTTEDPHPIYVSALLTKEEEEEYYKLLVKYKDVFAWSYKEMPGLSPKIAVHRLAIKKGTNPKKQPQRRFRPELVPEIEKEVNKLIEAGFIREVKYSTWIANIVPVRKKNGQLRICIDFRYLNDACPKDDFPLPVTELMIDATTGHEALSFMDYLLVLSGRLAKWAMLLKQYDLVFVPQKVVKGQAIADFFADHPIAGRVGNFEMTSQEEKFSMWTSYLHGKCTLTVFARQDGAGAGVVFVTPQNHLMPYAFTLTQLCTYNMAEYQALILGLQMAIEIGVRDMDIYGDSKLVVNQVLGEYEVKKEDLIPYHQQALQLLNQLDDIHVGHVPRSANKLADALANLAATLALGTEESMKVPVCNRWVVSSLEGEENVDTTNMICVYTVDEDD, from the exons atgaagggaaagaaaaagccCAAAACAGTGATCAAACAACATGTCTTGCCTATCGATGTACTTGAGCAAGAACCACCGAGTCCCGTCACCTTAAAAGAATTCTTCCCACAAGACTTCTTAAACAAGGTTACCGTGTGCACCGTCTCAGCTACGGAAGGTGGTGATGATAAAAAGAAGATAGAGGAAGGAGGCCCAGATGATGTGGTATTGGCACAACAGTTGCATTCTGAAAAGGAGAACGAAATAGTGGCTGCTCTTGACGCCCTTCCTACAAACATGGGATGGAAGCAAATCTTTCATCTACCTAAAGAGAAGCGTCAGTTGATAATTCAAGGACTTGAGAAGCCCGAGTTGTATGCGGgcaaaatgaaagaaaaaattgaGCCTCTTGAGCAATCAACTGGATGTGTCTCATGCAATGCAGCCTTGAGTTTTTCAGACGAGGATTTACTTCTTGGATCCAAGCCTCACAACAGGCCACTTTATGTGCAGGTACATCCGGGGCAAAAGGTCAAGCGCATTTTAATAGATGGAGGCTCAGGAGTCAATCTCATGCCAAAAGCTACCATGAACGAATTAGGGATCACGATGGATGAACTCTCCAGTAGTCGAACAatgattcatggtttcaacttgaatAGGGAGCGTGCGGTTGGCATGATCCGTGTGAACCTTACCATGGGTGATCTTTCTTCCGACACATTGTTCCATGTTATGGATGGCAAGACATCGTTCAAACTATTGCTGGGACGACCTTGGAAGCACGAGAATGGAGTTGTCgcctcaaccctccatcaatgcTTGAAATATTATCGTGGTGGCGAAAGGAAAATAGACGGAGACGCCAAACCTTTCTCTAAGGTCGACTCTTTCTTCGCTGATGCAAAATTCTTTGAAGAGAATGGTACTTCCAGTGAGttcatgccaaccaccatctcttcaaCAGGAAAAGGAGGTAAGCGGGAAAAGAACATCATCAAAGAAGATGAAGCTGCAAGTCCTGCTAAAGAAAATGATGTTAAGAAAGATGTAGACAAGGTCAACAAAACAGCTACTCCTGTTGCGTCACCCAAGAAACAAGAGACGCCGCAGAAAACTACACCACCAGTACTACGCTATATCCCGAAGTCTCGCCGCAAAGATGGGGAGAGTCCTTTTGCAGAGTGTCTAACACCAAAGACAGGGCCTAAGGATAAAAA CCAATCATCAAGTGAGGGAAACAAGGGGATAtttgattccaatgcttacaagctaCTGGCAAAGGCTGGATATGAATTTACAAATCCGACTCCTCTCGGCAAAGTTATAGAAGTTGAGCCGTACGGTCTGAACAAAGCGCAACATAAAGTGTTCAAGCAAGATGGGAGTTTCATGGTGACCagggccgggctcggatatgagtCTCCTGCGCCTGTGAAGATTGGTGCTCGTAGAAAAGGGGCTACTGCGTCTTCTCAGCACATCACAGTAGAAGAGGTCGAAGAAAATGAAGGAGAGGAAAAGATGCATCCATCTTCAGTCTTCGATCGAATAAATCCACCTCCAGAGAAGTGTCGCCCTTCTATATTCACAAGGTTAGGGAGACCAAGTGCTTCAACCAAACACATTTCTGTATTTGCTAGGCTTAGCAATCAAGGAGAAAGTAAAGTCAAAGTGTCAACACCTTCATTGCGCATAAACAAGAAGGGCGCAATACATGAACGCTTGGGCG aagaagtaagAGTAAGCGATGACTTGAGAAGCGCAATACCATCTTGCATGAAGCGTACGCAAGTAGTGAATATCATCCAACATGAGCCACTCAAAGCAAGGAGGCGCGTACTAGTTCTTACTGGTCAGCAAAAGAATGCCGAAGAGATTGTGCCTTCATCTTCACGTCCCTGTGATACAAAGAAGTCAAGTGACTTAGAAATTACAACGTCGTCATATCACATCACAGTAGAAGAGATACCTGACGAGAATGAAGAAGTTGAGGCCGATGAGGCCTCTGAAACACTTGAAGACGGGGGGCAATCGACTGTGGATGAACTCAAGGAACTCAATTTGGGAACTACTGAAGACCCTCACCCCATTTATGTTAGTGCTCTGTtgactaaggaagaagaagaggagtactACAAGTTGTTGGTCAAGTACAAGGATGTCTTCGCTTGGAGCTATAAAGAGATGCCTGGACTCAGCCCAAAAATTGCAGTTCATCGTCTAGCAATCAAGAAAGGCACCAATCCCAAAAAGCAACCTCAACGTCGTTTCAGGCCGGAGCTTGTACCTGAAATTGAAAAGGAAGTCAACAAACTCATTGAAGCAGGTTTCATTCGAGAAGTCAAATATTCTACCTGGATAGCAAACATTGTCCCAGTCAGAAAAAAGAATGGACAATTGCGCATATGTATCGACTTCAGATACCTTAATGATGCATGcccgaaggatgacttccctttgccagtcACAGAGTTGATGATTGACGCAACCACTGGTCATGAAGCCCTCTCATTCATGGATTATCTTCTtg TCTTGTCTGGAAGACTTGCGAAATGGGCAATGTTGCTTAAGCAGTATGACTTGGTGTTCGTGCCTCAAAAGGTTGTGAAAGGTCAAGCTATCGCCGACTTCTTTGCCGATCATCCGATTGCCGGCAGAGTGGGAAATTTCGAGATGACCTCCCAGGAGGAGAAATTTTCTATGTGGACGTCCTACCTCCATGGCAAATGTACTTTGACGGTCTTTGCAAGGCAAGATGGAGCTGGAGCTGGAGTTGTAttcgtaactccacaaaatcatcttATGCCATATGCCTTTACACTCACTCAGTTGTGTACATATAATATGGCAGAATACCAAGCTCTCATACTCGGTCTTCAAATGGCGATCGAAATAGGTGTCAGGGATATGGACATATATGGAGACTCAAAGCTGGTGGTCAACCAAGTCCTTGGTGAATATGAAGTGAAAAAGGAAGACTTAATTCCCTACCATCAACAGGCATTACAACTGCTGAATCAACTTGACGACATCCATGTTGGTCATGTGCcaaggagtgccaataagttggctGACGCGCTTGCTAATCTTGCAGCCACTTTGGCACTGGGGACAGAAGAGTCTATGAAAGTCCCAGTCTGCAATCGTTGGGTAGTATCATCGCTTGAAGGAGAAGAAAATGTAGACACAACCAACATGATATGCGTCTACACAGTTGATGAAGATGACTGA
- the LOC141634088 gene encoding uncharacterized protein LOC141634088 produces the protein MMWLDPGQPADSYYEVRPEITDAPKSKFRIKAGKTLSVRKWQASFSPEGQVDFTKTLSRIHRGGIHPSIRGEVWEFLLGCFDPNSTYEERSQIREQRRVQYANWKDTCRLMFPLIGSGRFITAPIINEKGEPILDPLVLLEANMGNEPGTDGALDASTLENLQKDTGPMSQKEIQWKLHLHQIGLDVKRTDRALVFFEKQENLAKLWDILSVYAWIDEDVGYCQGMSDLCSPMIILLENEADAFWCFERLMRRLRGNFRSTGRSVGVEAQLSNLAAITQIVDPKLHQHLETLGGGDYLFAIRMLMVLFRREFSFGDSLYLWEMMWALEYDPDLYFVYEDSDSASDNPDGSKGRTKSIRHYGKFERENMKSGVKEDAPLPISVFLVVSVLKEKSPKLLKEARGLDDVVKILNDIAGDLDAKKACVNAMKLHKKYLKQQAKKT, from the exons ATGATGTGGTTAGACCCTGGACAACCTGCAGATTCATATTATGAAGTTAGACCTGAGATCACTGATGCTCCCAAGTCCAAGTTCAGGATCAAG GCAGGTAAAACCTTAAGTGTAAGAAAATGGCAAGCTTCATTTTCTCCAGAAGGCCAAGTCGATTTTACCAAAACACTGAGCAGGATTCATCGAGGG GGGATACATCCATCAATTAGGGGAGAGGTGTGGGAATTTTTGTTAGGATGTTTTGATCCAAACAGCACGTATGAAGAGCGATCACAAATACGGGAGCAAAGAAG GGTACAGTATGCTAATTGGAAGGACACTTGCCGTTTGATGTTTCCCTTGATTGGCAGTGGTAGGTTTATTACAGCTCCTATAATCAATGAGAAAGGAGAACCAATTCTAGATCCATTGGTACTACTCGAAGCAAATATGGGAAATGAACCTGGTACGGATGGAGCTTTAGATGCTTCGACATTAGAGAATCTGCAGAAGGATACTGGTCCTATGTCCCAGAAAGAAATTCAGTGGAAGCTTCATTTACATCAAATAG GTCTCGATGTGAAACGTACTGACAGGGCACTCGTGTTCTTCGAGAAGCAAGAAAATCTTGCTAAACTTTGGGATATTTTATCTGTTTATGCCTGGATAGATGAAGATGTCGGTTATTGCCAAG GAATGAGTGATCTATGCTCCCCCATGATAATTCTCCTGGAAAATGAAGCAGATGCCTTTTGGTGCTTTGAACGTCTTATGCGCCGATTG CGAGGAAATTTCAGATCTACTGGCAGATCTGTTGGAGTAGAGGCACAACTTAGTAATCTCGCAGCGATTACTCAAATAGTTGATCCCAAACTTCATCAGCATCTAG AGACACTTGGAGGAGGTGATTATCTATTTGCCATTCGAATGCTCATGGTACTGTTTCGCCGAGAATTCTCGTTTGGCGATTCCCTGTACCTGTGGGAG ATGATGTGGGCTTTAGAATATGATCCAGACCTTTACTTTGTGTATGAAGATTCTGATTCTGCTAGTGATAATCCTGATGGATCTAAAGGACGAACGAAATCAATACGCCATTATGGGAAGTTTGAAAGGGAAAATATGAAAAGTGGAGTAAAGGAAGATGCTCCTCTCCCTATTTCCGTTTTTCTTGTTGTCAGTGTTTTGAAAGAAAAGAGCCCCAAACTCCTGAAAGAAGCTCGTGGTCTGGACGATGTTGTCAAG ATTTTGAATGATATAGCTGGAGATTTAGATGCCAAGAAAGCTTGTGTTAATGCAATGAAACTACATAAAAAGTATTTAAAACAACAG GCAAAGAAAACATAG